From a single Coturnix japonica isolate 7356 chromosome 18, Coturnix japonica 2.1, whole genome shotgun sequence genomic region:
- the CRLF3 gene encoding cytokine receptor-like factor 3 codes for MAEQAELRLLLLQDARESIEAARSYRRELQQRLRGLQQARTQIRESATLTRDVLEQHFNDLKGTLKKLLDERLLSLLQEVDAIEQESIKPLDECQKLIEHGVSTADDLLREGESAICGDVEQHNEKLCSFTKKALHIQLDSLPEVPSLVDVPCLSAQLDDCLLTILRNQIFRHGTVASRPPVQLEEFVEKPGGILVRWCKVDDDFVPQDYRLQYRKSTASHFEDVYVGSETEFIVLHIDPNVDYQFRVCARGDGRQEWSPWSVPQIGRTTLVPHEWTAGLEGYSLSSRRNIALRNDSQSCGVLYSKAPTYFCGQTLTFRIETVGQPDRRDSLGVCVEQQNGYDSLQRDKAVCISTNGAVFVNGKEMTNQLPAVTSGSTVTFDMEVVQLGPPSTEGGNFKLRVTISSNNREVVFDWVLDQCCVSLYFGCSFSYPGWKVLVF; via the exons ATGGCGGAACAGGCCGAgctgcggctgctgctgctgcaggacgcTCGGGAGAGCATCGAGGCGGCGCGCAGCTACCGGCGGGAACTGCAGCAACGGCTGCGGGGGCTGCAACAGGCCAGGACACAG ATCAGAGAAAGTGCAACCTTGACCAGAGATGTACTCGAGCAAcattttaatgatttaaaaGGGACCCTAAAGAAGCTGTTGGATGAGCGactgttgtcactgctgcaggaagTGGATGCTATAGAACAAGAGAGCATCAAACCACTGGACGAATGCCAGAAGCTGATAGAGCACGGAGTCAGCACGGCTGATGATCTGCTCCGGGAAG GAGAGAGTGCAATCTGTGGAGATGTGGAACAACACAATGAAAAACTTTGCAGCTTTACAAAAAAAGCTTTACATATTCAGCTTGATAG CTTACCAGAAGTGCCCTCCTTGGTCGACGTGCCTTGTTTATCTGCCCAGCTGGATGACTGCCTTCTTACTATCCTGAGAAATCAGATATTCAGACACGGGACTGTAGCCTCTCGCCCACCTGTACAATTGGAGGAATTTGTTGAGAAGCCTGGAGGCATTTTAGTCCGATGGTGTAAG GTGGATGATGACTTTGTACCACAAGATTACAGACTGCAGTATCGTAAGAGCACTGCCAGTCACTTTGAAGATGTGTACGTCGGCTCAGAGACAGAGTTCATAGTGCTGCACATTGATCCTAACGTTGATTACCAGTTCAGAGTCTGTGCCCGAGGAGACGGACGGCAGGAGTGGAGTCCATGGAGCGTCCCTCAGATCGGCCGCACCACGCTGGTTCCCCATG aatgGACAGCTGGTTTGGAGGGGTACAGCCTGAGCAGCCGAAGAAACATAGCACTGCGCAATGATTCTCAGTCATGTGGTGTGCTCTACTCCAAAGCTCCTACTTATTTCTGTGGGCAAACGTTAACATTCAG AATTGAAACCGTGGGGCAGCCTGACAGACGGGACAGCCTGGGAGTGTGCGTGGAGCAGCAGAATGGCTACGATTCCCTGCAGCGAGATAAAGCTGTGTGCATTAGCACAAATG GGGCAGTGTTTGTAAATGGAAAGGAGATGACAAACCAACTGCCTGCCGTCACTTCTGGATCCACTGTGACGTTTGACATGGAAGTTGTGCAGCTGGGGCCTCCCAGCACCGAGGGGGGAAACTTCAAGCTGCGGGTAACCATCAGCTCTAACAACAGGGAAGTGGTCTTTGACTGGGTGCTGGATCAGTGCTGCGTCTCGCTGTATTTTGGATGTTCCTTCTCATACCCAGGCTGGAAAGTGCTGGTGTTTTAA